From the Hemitrygon akajei chromosome 24, sHemAka1.3, whole genome shotgun sequence genome, the window CTGGAACaaggggtggaggaggaggaggggatggACCAGCTACAAGTCCTGACCCTTCCTCAGCAGGCTCACCACGCCATGGAGAAGATGGAGGAGTTTGTCTTCAAGGTAAGACCACCGTGGCCTCTATCAAAATTGATgtcaaatgtactgtggagatacAAGCAGATTTCTACCAGTTGCTGGATCACACGCAAAaaactggaggatctcagcaggccaggcagcacctacggacgGAAATGAGCACGAGTCCCTTCATCGTGACTGTACGTAGGGAGTGGGACAGAGGAGGGTATAGAATGTGGATGCGGAGGAGAGAATGTATGTGGGGAGGGACAGGGAGGGGTGAACCCAGGGAATTTGGACaatgggttgaggaggggaagcAGTGGTTCGGTGACCAGAGGTGCTATAATTGTGCCACTTAATCAAATGAGCTGGGACTGACTCCCTGTTCTCTTtctcacccctccccaacactccccctccatccctctcctccccctccccctcccctaacTCCGCCACCACCACCCAACCTATCTCTGCtaccacaccccctccctcccacccacttccccctgtcccactctctgcagGTTTGGGAGGGCAGGTGGCATGTGATCCCACACGATGTCCTGCCCGACTGGCTGCAAGACAATGATTTCCTGCTCCATGGTCATCGGCCGCCGATGCCCTCGTTCCGTGCCTGTTTCTACAGCATCTTCAGGCTGCACACTGAGACGGGGAACATCTGGACCCACCTACTAGGTACCTGAGAGTCGCTCCCACCGCCAAGGCGTGCCGGACTCGGGGAGGCACCATTCTGCTCCGTTAACTCGgcctcgccctctctctctcctcctcaggCTTCCTGTTCTTCCTTTTCTTCGGAGTGGGATACATGTTGCAGCCCAACATCAACTTTGTGGCCCCTGTGCAGGAGAAGGTGGTCTTCGGCATGTTCTTTCTGGGCGCCATCCTGTGCCTCTGCTTCTCCTGGCTCTTCCACACCGTCTACTGCCACTCCGAGACAGTCTCACGCACCTTCTCCAAGTGAGTCCGCAAACGGTTCTGGCTGGGACTGTGGGGGTCACTGAGGTACACAGGGTGGCATCTAATCCAAAGTTTAGAGGGGTTTATGCACAAAATACCCCTAACATTCattagcaaacatgaggaaatctgctgatgctggaaattcaaacaacacacacaaaatgctggtggaacacagcaggccaggcagcatctataaggagaagcactgtcaacgtgatgaagggtctcggcccgaaacgttgacagtgcttctccttatagatgctgcctggcttgctgtgttccaccagcattttgtgtatgttgtcctAATGttcaatttcttgtgggcatacacaatatATCCAAGAAATGCAATAGGTTCGAAGAAAGACTGCATCGAACAGGATGAACAAACAACCCGTGTGCAAACTCTGCAAATagaaaagaaataatgataataaataaatatcgagaagacGAGATgaagagtgagtccataggttgtgggaacagttcagtgatggggcgagcgTAATCCAGGGGTCTTTATATGTAGAGTAAAAGATCCCCAGGTgtggttacaggctgggatctaatccgGGGGTTCGGGGCATTCTATATATAGAATACCGCTCACCACGCCACTCACTCGGCCTTGCTGTGCTGGCAGGTTGGATTACTCAGGCATCGCGTTGCTGATCATGGGCAGCTTCGTACCCTGGTTATATTACTCCTTCTACTGCTCCCCCCAGCCCCGGCTCATCTACCTAATCATCGTCTGTGTGCTGGGCATCACTGCCATCGTGGTATCTCAGTGGGACCGCTTTGCCACCCCTCAGTACAGGGCCGTGCGTGCGGGTGAGTGCTGGGCTCAGGGCAGCTGTGTgtgatgtggggggggggagttggggagggggagaaggttaGGGGACAGAGGTTGAGGAGTCTGGGGAGTTGGAAGAAGAGAGAGTGGAAGGATTGGGGAGAAAGGGGTGGTGAGAGTTGCAGGaaaatggggagaggagaaggtttgGGGGCAAAGGGGAAGGATGGATGGGGAGAAAAGGGGCTGACAGCTCTCCTCACTCCCACAGGCGTGTTCCTGGGTCTTGGTCTGAGCGGACTAGTCCCTACACTTCACTTCATGTTTGTCGAGGGCGTCATCAAAGCGGCGACGGTTGGACAGCTGGGCTGGCTGTTCCTCATGGCTTTCCTGTACATTGTGGGTGTTGCCGTCTATGCTGCTCGCGTCCCTGAGCGTCTCTTCCCTGGCAAGTGCGATATCTGGGTAAGTACGTTGGATCTGAAGGTGATATTGATCAGAGTCAATGAGGAAATCAAATCGTAAGGTGACAGCCATTTTATTCAATGctcacagcaaaaaaaaaataatagtaaAGCTCTAGaaaacactggttagaccacacgtgGAGTATCGTGTTCAGTCCTGTTCACCTCATTATGAAAGCTTGTGGAAGCtttacagaggagattttccaggatgctgcctggattagagagcatgtcttatgaggaaagtttgagtgaGCCAAGACTTTTcagtttggagagaaggaggatgagaggtgacttgatagagatgggCAAGATGCCCAGTGTGTCGCACGAGGTCTGTCCCCGTAAACTAGTGCCCAGCATGTCACACAGGGGCTGTCACCGTAAACTAGTGCCCAGCGTGTCACACAGACTCTGTCCCCATAAACTAGTGCCCAGCGTGTCACACAGGGTCAGTGCCCATAAACTAGTGCCCAGCGTGTCACACAGGGTCTGTCCCCATAAACTAGTGCCCAGCGTGTCACACAGACTCTGTCCCCATAAACTGGTGCCCAGCGTGTCACACAGGGTCAGTGCCCATAAACTAGTGCCCAGCGTGTCACACAGACTCTGTCCCCATAAACTAGTGCCCAGCGTGTCACACAGGGTCAGTGCCCATAAACTAGTGCCCAGCGTTTCACACAGACTCTGTTCCCATAAACTAGTACCCAGCATGTCACACAGACTCTATCCCCGTAAACTAGCACCCAGCGTGTCACACAGACTCTATCCCCATAAACTAGTGCCCAGCGTGTCACACAGGGTCTGTTCCCATAAACTAGTGCCCAGCATGTCACACAGACTCTATCCCCGTAAACTAGCACCCAGCGTGTCACACAGACTCTATCCCCATAAACTAATGCCCAGCCTGTCACACAGACTCTATCCCCATAAACTAGTACCCAGCATGTCACACAGGGTCTGTCACCGTAAACTAGTGCCCAGTGTGTCACACAGGGTCAGTGCCCATAAACTAGTGCCCAGTGTGTCACACAGGGTCAGTGCCCATAAACTAGTGCCCAGCGTGTCACACAGACTCTGTCCCCATAAACTAGTGCCCAGCGTGTCACACAGACTCTGTTCCCATAAACTAGTGCCCAGTGTGTCACACAGGGTCAGTGCCCATAAACTAGTGCCCAGTGTGTCACACAGGGTCAGTGCCCATAAACTAGTGCCCAGCGTGTCACACAGACTCTGTTTCCATAAACTAGTGCCCAGCGTGTCACATAGGGTCTGTCCCCATAAACTAGTGCCCAGCATGTCACACAGACTCTGTCCCCATAAACTAGTGTCCAGCGTGTCACACAGGGTCTGTCCCCATAAACTAGTGCCCAGCGTGTCACTCAGGGTCAGTGCCCATAAACTAGTACACAGCATGTCACACAGACTCTGTTCCCATAAACTAGTACCCAGCATGTCACACAGGGTCTGTCACCGTAAACTAGCGCCCAGCGTGTCACACAGACTCTGTCCCCATAAACTAGTGTCCAGTGTGTCACACAGACTCTGTCCCCATAAACTAGTGCCCAGCGTGTCACACAGGGTCTGTCCCCATAAACTAGTGCCCAGCGTGTCACACAGGGTCTGTCCCCATAAACTAGTGCCCAGCGTGTCACACAGGGTCAGTGCCCATAAACTAGTGCCCAGCGTGTCACACAGACTCTGTCCCCATAAACTAGTGCCCAGCGTGTCACACAGGGTCTGTCCCCATAAACTAGTGCCCAGCGTGTCACACAGGGTCTGTCCCCATAAACTAGTGCCCAGCGTGTCACACAGGGTCAGTGCCCATAAACTAGTGTCCAGTGTGTCACACAGACTCTGTCCCCATAAACTAGTGCCCAGCGTGTCACACAGGGTCTGTCCCCATAAACTAGTGCCCAGCGTGTCACACAGGGTCAGTGCCCATAAACTAGTGCCCAGCGTGTCACACAGACTCTGTCCCCATAAACTAGTGCCCAGCGTGTCACACAGGGTCAGTGCCCATAAACTAGTGCCCAGCGTGTCACACAGACTCTGTTCCCATAAACTAGTGCCCAGCGTGTCACACAGACTCTGTCCCCATAAACTAGTGCCCAGCGTGTCACACAGGGTCAGTGCCCATAAACTAGTGCCCAGCGTGTCACACAGACTCTGTCCCCATAAACTAGTGCCCAGCGTGTCACACAGGGTCAGTGCCCATAAACTAGTGCCCAGCATGTCACACAGACTCTGTCCCCATAAACTAGTGCCCAGCGTGTCACACAGGGTCAGTGCCCATAAACTAGTGCCCAGCGTGTCACACAGACTCTGTTCCCATAAACTAGTACCCAGCATGTCACACAGGGTCTGTCACCGTAAACTAGTGCCCAGCATGTCACACAGGGTCAGTGCCCATAAACTAGTGCCCAGCGTGTCACACAGACTCTGTCCCCATAAACTAGTGCCCAGCATGTCACACAGGGTCAGTGCCCATAAACTAGTGCCCAGCGTGTCACACAGGGTCAGTGCCCATAAACTAGTGCCCAGCGTGTCACACAGGGACTGTCCCCATAAACTCATGCCCAGCATGTCACACAGGGTCTGTCCCCATAAACTAGTGCCCAGCATGTCACACAGGGTCTGTCACCGTAAACTAGTGCCCAGTGTGTCACACAGGGTCAGTGCCCATAAACTAGTGCCCAGCGTGTCACACAGGGTCTGTCCCCATAAACTAGTGCCCAGCATGTCACACAGGGTCTGTCCCCATAAACTAGTGCCCAGCGTGTCACACAGACTCTGTTCCCATAAACTAGTGCCCAGCGTGTCACACAGGGTCAGTGCCCATAAACTAGTGCCCAGCGTGTCACACAGACTCTGTTCCCATAAACTAGTACCCAGTGTGTCACACAGGGTCAGTGCCCATAAACTAGTGCCCAGCGTGTCACACAGACTCTGTTCCCATAAACTAGTGCCCAGCGTGTCACACAGACTCTGTTCCCATAAACTAGTGCCCAGCGTGTCACACAGACTCTGTCCCCATAAACTAGTGTCCAGCGTGTCACACAGACTCTGTTCCCATAAACTAGTGCCCAGCATGTCACACAGACTCTGTCCCCATAAACTAGTGCCCAGCATGTCACACAGGGTCAGTGCCCATAAACTAGTACCCAGCGTGTCACACAGACTCTGTTCCCATAAACTAGTGCCCAGCATGTCACACAGGGTCTGTCCCCGTAAACTAGTGCCCAGCGTGTCACACAGGGTCAGTGCCCATAAACTAGTGCCCAGCGTGTCACACAGGGTCTGTCCCCATAAACTAGTGCCCAGCGTGTCACACAGACTCTGTCCCCATAAACTAGTGCCCAGCATGTCACATAGGGTCAGTGTCCATAAATTAGTGCCCAGCGTGTTACACAGGGTCAGTGCCCATAAACTAGTGCCCAGCGTGTCACACAGGGTCTGTCCCCATAAACTAGTGCCCAGCGTGTCACACAGGCTGTCCCCATAAACTAATGCCCAGCATGTCACACAGACTCTGTCCCCATAAACTAGTGCCTAGCGTGTCACACAGACTCTGTCCCCATAAACTAGTGCCCAGCATGTCACACAGACTCTGTCCCCATAAACTAGTGCCCAGCGTGTCACACAGGGTCTGTCCCCTTAAACTAGTGCCCAGCGTGTCACACAGACTCTGTCCCCATAAACTAGTGCCCAGCGTGTCACACAGGGTCAGTGCCCATAAACTAGTGCGCAGCGTGTCACACAGACTCTGTCCCCATAAACTAGTGGCCAGCGTGTCACACAGGGTCAGTGCCCATAAACTAGTGCCCAGCGTGTCACACAGACTCTGTCCCCATAAACTAGTGCCCAGCGTGTCACACAGGGTCTGTCCCCATAAACTAGTGCCCAGCGTGTCACACAGGGTCTGTCCCCATAAACTAGTGCCCAGCATGTCACACAGGGTCTGTCCCCATAAACTAGTGCCCAGCGTGTCACACAGCGTCTGTCACCGTAAACTAGTGCCCAGCGTGTCACACAGACTCTGTCCCCATAAACTAGTGCCCAGCGTGTCACACAGGGTCAGTGCCCATAAACTAGTGCCCAGCGTGTCACACAGGGTCTGTCCCCATAAACTAGTGCCCAGCGTGTCACACAGACTCTGTCCCCATAAACTAGTGCCCAGCGTGTCACACAGGGTCTGTCCCCATAAACTAGTGCCCAGCATGTCACACAGGGTCTGTCCCCATAAACTAGTGCCCAGCATGTCACACAGCGTCTGTCACCGTAAACTAGTGCCCAGCGTGTCACACAGACTCTGTCCCCATAATCTAGTGCCCAGCGTGTCACACAGGGTCTGTCCCTATAAATTAGTGTCCAGCATGTCACACAGACTCTGTCCCCATAAACTAGTGCCCAGCATGTCACACACGGTCAGTCCCACCATAACCTAGTGCCCAGTGTGTCACGCAGGGTCTGTCACCATAACCTAGGGCCCAGTGTGTCACACATGGTCTGTCCCTGTGGacttgtttccagcatctgcacttacAGCTTCTGTGGtcttgtgcccagtatgtggcacacttccatctcctgtggacttgtgtccagtatgtggcacacttccatctcctgtggtctttgtccagtatgtggcacacttccatctcctgtggacttgtgtccag encodes:
- the LOC140715701 gene encoding adiponectin receptor protein 1-like: MSDSEEGAYRSKLWYCNKLALNVSSTTDWITLEQGVEEEEGMDQLQVLTLPQQAHHAMEKMEEFVFKVWEGRWHVIPHDVLPDWLQDNDFLLHGHRPPMPSFRACFYSIFRLHTETGNIWTHLLGFLFFLFFGVGYMLQPNINFVAPVQEKVVFGMFFLGAILCLCFSWLFHTVYCHSETVSRTFSKLDYSGIALLIMGSFVPWLYYSFYCSPQPRLIYLIIVCVLGITAIVVSQWDRFATPQYRAVRAGVFLGLGLSGLVPTLHFMFVEGVIKAATVGQLGWLFLMAFLYIVGVAVYAARVPERLFPGKCDIWFHSHQIFHVLVVAAALVHLHGISQLQEFRSSLGAGCSSNTVL